The DNA window GCCTTCTGGTTCACCCTTCCGCTTGCCGGGACGCCTGCCGATGCGGCCTCGGAAGCACTGCCGCGGAGTTCCGCCGACTGATCGGCCATGGCCCGTTCACAACCGTCTGGCCGCCATGCAATCCCGTGTTATCCTGCCTGCCGACCGCGCACGATAATCAAGTGGGGATTTCCGTCTTGCGGCCCGATCCGGATTTGCGGCCACAGTGCCATGCAACCGATGGGGCACCGTACGCCACGGTGCTTCCCGTTCGAACGATCCGCGCTTATGGTGGGGGCCCCGGATCCGGTTGCGGCACGGGTCGGGCGGGTTGGCGGTAGGAAGGCGGGATGGGAAAGATTCTGGTTGTCGACGACGAGAGGGACGTCGAGACGCTGATCATGCAGCGTTTCCGTCGCGCCGTCCGCGCCGGTGAACTGGAGTTCCTGTTCGCCCATGACGGGCAAGAGGCGCTGGAGACCCTGCGCGCCCGGCCCGACATCGACATGGTGCTGAGCGACATCAACATGCCGGGGATGGACGGGCTGACCCTCCTCGACCATCTGCCGCAGGTGAATGCCGACATCCGCGCGGTGATGGTCTCGGCCTATGGCGACCTCGGCAACGTGCGGGCGGCGATGAACCGCGGCGCCTTCGACTTCATCATCAAGCCCATCGATTTCAGCGACCTGGAAGCCACCATCCACAAGACGCTGGAGGCCTGCCGTGCCGTGCGGCGGCTGCGCGATGCATTGCAGGAGACGCGGACGGCCGAAGCGGCGTCGCGCGCCCAGGCCGCCCGCCTGCGCCGGGTGCTGGACGGCAGCCCCATCGGCGTGTCGATCATCACCGAAACGGGCGAGCTGCTCTACTGCAACCAGCGCTGTGCCGACCTGTTCGGCGTGCCGGCGGAGGCGATGCACCAGCGCTGCGCCCCCACCCTGTTCCGCCATGTGCGGGAAAGGCTGCCGGACCGGGCGCCCGGAGCCGTGCCAGCGTCGGACGAAATCGACTATATGCGCGAAGACGGGCGGACGGTGTGGATGGCGATGTCCGTCGACCGCACCTCTTACGAGAACCAGCCGGTCTTCATCGTCTGGCTCTACGACATCACCGAGCGCAAGGTGCAGGCGGAAGCGCTGCGCAGTGCCAAGGATTCGGCCGAAAAGGCCCTGGCCGACCTGGAGCGCATGCAATCCGACCTGATCCGGGCGGAGAAGATGGCGGTGATCGCCCAGTTGATCGCCGCGGTCGCACACGAGATCAACACCCCCGTCGGCATCGCGCTGACCGCCGCCACCCATCTGCAGACGGCGTCGGAAGCGATCATCATGACCTTCAAGGGCGGCCAGCTGCGCAAGAGCGACTTCCAGGACTATGTCGGCACCGCCAGCGAGGTTTCCACCCTGCTGGTCGCCAACATCGAACGCGCCGCCGCCCTGATCCAGAGCCTGAAGCTGGTGACGGAGGGCAAGGCCAGCTCGCCGCGCAGCCGCGTCGGCCTGCGCGACTACCTGTCCGATATCGTGCTGGCGGTGCAGGTGCAGCCGGCCGCGGCCGGGCACCAGCTGGCTCTGGACTGCCCGGACGGGCTGGCGCTGGACACCTATCCCGGCGCGCTGACCGAGGTGCTGCTGGCCCTGCTGACCAACGCCTTCGCCCATGCGTTCGAGCAGGTGCCGGCGATCACCGCCATCGGCGCGCATGCCGGGGACGGGACGCGGGAGGATGAGGCTGCCGTCCGCCGTCCCGGCGGCAAGGTGACGGTTTCGGTGCGGATGCTGGGGGAGGACCGGGTGGAGCTGCGCGTTTCCGACAACGGCCGCGGCATCCCGGCCGATATCCGGCCGCGGCTGTTCCAGCCCTTCACCACCACCCGCCGCGGTGCCGGCAGCATGGGGCTGGGGCTCTACGCCGTGTTCAACCTGGTTACCGGAAAGCTCGGCGGCGAGATCGACATCGACAGCGAGGTCGGCCGTGGCACCAGCGCAATCCTGCGGTTGCCGCTGGACGCCCCCTGACCCGGCCCCCGATCCTGCCGAATCGGCGGCAGAAGCCCTGCAGACGACATCTTCGGGACCCCTCCATGGACGACAAGACCGATCTGCTGCGATCCCTGCCCCCGCTGTCGTCCTATTCCCCGGAGGAGTCGGTGGCGCACTCGCTGGACCGGGCGCGGCTCTACCATGACCAGCTGGTCGCGGCGATGCCGGGCCTGATCGTCCATCGCGAGGGTGCGATCCTCCATTGCAGCGGCACGCTGGCCCGCCTGCTGGGCTACCAGTCGGCCGAACAGGTGATGGCCCTGCCCGACGTCATGGCGCTGGTCCCTGAAGACGCCCGTCTGGCAGAGCGCAACGCCTATGCCCGTTGCCTGCAAGAAGGCCCGACCCAACCGCTGGCCCGCCGCATCAAGCGCCACCGCGCCGACACCAGCATCCAGTGGTTCGACCAACTGCTGGAGCCGGTGGACTGGGGCGGCGCGCCCGCCGTGATGGAGATGCTGACCCAGATGCGCCCGGAGGCCGCCAACGCCGAGGTGCCGCATCAGGGACAATTGCTGCAGGCGGCCATCGACGCCATGCCCAACGGCGTGCTGATGCTGGACCGCGACCTGCGGCTGGAAGGGGCCAACAGCGAATATTTCCGGCTGTGGGACTATCCCCCCGGCATGTTCCCGCCCGGCACCCCGGTGGCCGAGACGCTCTATTACAACCACCGGCGCGGCGATTACGGCGACGTCCCCTGCGAGGAGACGGTGGCGGAGCTGTGCACCCGCTTCCTGGTCAAGGGCGTCATCAATTCCGAACGCCAGGTTCCGACGAACGGCCGCATCCTGGACATCCGCACCGCCCCGCGCGCCGATGGCGGATACGTCATCACCCAACACGACATCACCGACCGCAAGCGCATCGAGGATGAATTGCGGGAGGCCAAGGAGCGGGCCGAAGCGATCCTGAAGGAGCTGCGCGAGACCCAGCAGCAGCTGATCGTGCAGGAGAAGATGGCCTCGCTCGGCCAGCTCACCGCCGGCATCGCCCACGAGCTGAAGAACCCGCTGAACTTCGTCAACAACTTCGCCGAGCTGTCGGGAGAGTTGCTGGACGAGATGCTGGCACTGCTGGAGCCGCTGAACGACCATCTGGACGACGCGACCCGCGGCGACGTGGACGATCTGGTCGACAGTCTGCAAAGCAACCTGCGCAAGATCGCCGACCATGGCCGGCGCGCCGACAACATCGTCAAGAGCATGCTGGCCCATTCGCGCGGCGGCGGCGGCGAATGGCAGACCACCGACCTGAACGCTCTGGTGGAAGAGGCCCTGTCCCTGTCCTATCACGCCGTGCGCGCCCAGGACCGCAACTTCAACGCCACGCTGGAGCGTCGATTCGCGGCGGATGTCGGCGAGGTGAAGCTGGTTCCGCAGGACATGTCGCGTGTCCTGGTCAATTTGTTCACGAACAGCTTTTACGCCGTCCGCAAGCGGCAGCTGACTTGCGGCAACCCGGATTATGAACCGACGTTGAGGATAACAACCGAAGCAAGAGGAAGTGAGGTTTCCATAAGAATTCACGACAACGGCGTCGGCATGCCACCCGCCGTGGTCGACAAGCTTTTCACGCCTTTTTTCACGACGAAACCCACCGGCGAAGGAACAGGCTTAGGTCTTTCGCTCAGCTATGACATCGTGGTACATCAACACAGGGGCCGTTTCGATGTATCCAGCATCGAAAACGAGCATGCCGAGTTTGCGATCACGCTGCCACGAATCGTGACAGCCATGTCGTTAGGGGAGCGCCGGAAGACATGACCCTGGGAATCCTCGTCGTCGACGACGAACCGGATATCGAGGATCTGTTCCGTCAGCGCTTTCGCGCAGAATTGCGCCGTGGAGAACTGGCCCTGCACTTCGCCTCTTCTGCAGAAGAAGCACTCCAAAGCTTGAACACCGGCCTGCAACCGGAAGCTGTTCTTGTCCTGAGCGATATCAATATGCCCGGCATGAGCGGTCTCGACTTCCTGCAGCGCCTCCGCGCGGAAGCCCCGCAGGTGCCGGTCATCATGGTCACCGCCTATGGCGACAGCGAAAACCGCCGCCGCGCGCTGGACATCGGCGCGACCGAGCTGGTGACCAAGCCCGTCGATTTCGTCGCCTTGAAGAAGCTGGTCCAGAACGTCATCGTCCAGAAGACGGCGGCCTGAGCGCGGGCTTTCGCCGGCCCCGGGTGGGACGGGGGCGGACGCCCCCGCACCGATCACCCTGCACAGACCGCCGCGATGTCGATCAATTCCGGCCGCGCGCCCGCCGAGCAGGACGGACAGTCGGGATCGACCGGAACCGCGATCTCGTTGAACTCGCCGCGCAGACCGTCATAGAGCAGCAGGCGGCCGGCCAGAGGTTCGCCAAGGCCGAGCAGCAGCTTGATCGTCTCGGCCGCCATGATGGTGCCGATCACGCCGGGCAGCACGCCCAGCACGCCGGCCTCGGCGCAGGACGGCGCGTATTCGGCCGGCGGCGGTTCCGGGAACAGGCAGCGATAGCAGGGCCGCAGCCCCGGTGCAGCGCCGCCGAACACCGACACCTGCCCCTCGAAGCGGAAGATCGCGCCATAGACGTTCGGCGCGCCCAGCCGCAGGCAGGCGTCGTTGACCAGATAGCGCGTCGGCAGATTGTCGGACCCGTCGACCACGACATCGTGGCCGGCCAGCAGGTCCAGCACATTGGCCGCTTCCAGCCTCGTGTCGTGCGACACCACCTCAATGGTCGGGTTGAGGTCGAGCAGGGCGGCCCGGCCGCTTTCCACCTTGCGCTGGCCGAGTCGGCTTTCGGCATGGAGGATCTGGCGCTGCAGGTTGCTGCGCTCGACCCGGTCGTCGTCGATCAGGGTCAGGCGCCCAACGCCTGCGGCGGCGAGGTAGAGCGCGATGGGCGAGCCCAGCCCGCCGGCACCGATCAGGGCGACGCGGCTGCGCAGCAGCCTGTGCTGCCCGGCCTCCCCCACCTCCGGCATGGTAAGGTGGCGGCGGTAGCGCTCGCGCTGGGCGGCGTCGAGCTGCGGCGGCACCTCCACCGGCAGACCCGCGGCCTTCCAGGCGGAGAAGCCGCCGGCGACCGAGCGAACATCGGCATAACCAAGCCGCAGCAGATCCTCCGCCGCGAACAGCGACCGGGTGCCGCCGGCGCACAGCAGCAGCAGGGGACGCGCCGGGTCGGGCGCCTTCTCCTCGATCCGCAGTTCCAGGAAACCGCGCGGCAGACGCAGCGCCCCGGCGGGGTTGCCGGTCGCCGTCTCCTCGTCCTCGCGGACATCGACCAGCAGGGCGCCCTCCCGCTGCAGGGCGAGCGCGTCGGCGGCAGTCACTTCCGCGATGCGGGCGCGCAGGTCGGCAAGGCGCCGGTCCTTCAGGCTCATGGCGAATCGCTCCTCAACCGCCGGCCAGGGCGACCATCAGGGTCAGGGTGGCGCCGGCCGGCAAGGCCGCCTCCAGCCCGCCCAGCCGCCGAACGTCATCCCGGCCGAGATAGACGTTCACGAAGCGGCGCAGTTCGCCTTCGGCGGTAAACAGCCGGTCGCGGAAGGCATCCTGCCCGGCGGTCAGCGCCGACAGCGCCTCGCGCACCGTGGCGCCCGGCACCGTCACCTGATCGCGCCCGCCGACGAAGCCGCGCAACGGGGTCGGCACGCGGATGGTCACTTCTGCGGCTATCACGTCTGCATCTCCTCTTCCGGCACGGGCTGTTCCGGCATGGACTCCTGCGGCACCGTTTGGGCCAGCGCCGCCTCCGCCTCCACCGCCAGCTGGCGGAACAGGTCGCGCACCTGCTTGGCCCGCATCAGGTCGATGCGCAGGTCCAGCAGGTCCTTGAAGCCATATTCATAGGACCAGACGTCGGCCGGCGCATCAACCCGGCAGGAGGTGCTGGCGACATGCTCGGCCAGCAGTTGCTCCACCGTTTCCTTGGGCTGGCGGCTGGCGTCGCCGAAATGCAGCTCCATCACCCGGTCGACCAGCGCCGCCTCCTCGGCGGTGGACTCGTAAAGCCCGCGCAGCCGCAGCTCGTTCAGCACCGGCTTGGTCGTGCGCGCCAGGAACCGGCGCGGGATCAGCCAGAGCCGCATCGCCCGCTCGATGGCCAGCTCGGTCATCAGCTCGCTGAACTCGGCATCGGTCAGGTCGTTGCGGCGGCACCAGTCGGCCAGCGCCTCCGCCCCATTCAGGCCGCGCATGGCGCAAAAACGCTGGGTTTCCGTCCGCACCGCCGCCTCATCCACCGTGACGCCCATGACCTCGGCGAACTGGCGGATCAGCAGGCGGCCGAGTGCGGCGTTGTTGATCTCGGCGAAGTCCGGCCGGTGTAGGGCGGCGTGCGACGCGATTTCCGACAGCGGCACGGTGTTGCCGCCATGGCAGACGCGGCGGTCGCGCTCATACAGCACGTCGAAGTAATGGGAGGCGTTGAAGTCGAAGGGCGCCGGCCGCGGCGGCGTGATCAGGCTGGCGAGATGGCCGAGCAGCGCCTCCGCATCGCGGCGCTTCTGGTCGATCGCACCGCTGTCCAGGAAGCGCTCCAGCCGGTCCGTCTCCTCCCGGCTCAGCCCGGCTTCGGCGAGGATGCGGTCGCGGGTGCGTTCGGTGAAATACAGCGCCTTCGCGGCGGCGATCACCCGGTCGTGCAGGCTCCGGTCCACCGCACCGGCGGCCAGCGCCGCAGCCATGCTGGCGCGCAAATTCACCAGCGGCTCCGACAGCGGAAACCAGCCGTCTTCCGGCCCGGCATGGGCCAGCGCCACCTCGTCGTCACCGGTCAGCCGGCCGTCGACATAGCCGCGCGCCACCTCGCCGACCGGCACCATGCCGAAGGGATGGCATTCGGCCGCCCGCAAGGCGCCCATGCTGGACGCACCGTAGACCGCCACGCCCTTGTGCAGGGCATAGAGGATTTCCTTGTGCCAGACCGACAGCGACTGACCGAACACCCCGTCGATCAGGGCGATCACGTCCGGCCGGTGGATGGTCATGGCGCTGATGATGTCGGCCTGCGCCGCCGGCGGCAGGAAGACCGCGCCCGGCAGGATGGCGCGGGCATCCTCCACCGGCATGGTGGGCCCCAGGAACACACAGATCTTCATGCGACCGATCCCATTTGCGCCTGAGATGCATGCGCCTTCAGCGCCTCCGCGAAGGCCAGCGGACGCGCACCCGGAGTGTAGAAGTCGAACTGGTAGCCTTCCAGCCCCGGCACCAGCACCCGCACCACCGGAATGCCGATTTCCGGCAGGGTCAGGTCGAAGACGAGCGCCTGCTCGATCCCGGCGCGGTGCAGCACGGTCAGCAGAATGGCGACGTCGCCTTCGAAAGTCGGCGTGGCATGGTTCCGGTGACGTCGCCCGTCGGTGTTGATCGGCGTGGCTTCCAGCGCCGCGATCTCGGCGCTGCCGTCGGCATTCTGGTTGCGGACCAGATCGCGGCGGAAGAAGTCGTCGCGCGAACCGGCGATCAGGACCAGCCGCGACTGCACCGCCTCGGTCAGGGCGCGGCACATGGCGACCGCCGGCTCCAGATGGCTGCCATAGCCGCGGTTCATGCCGGTCTTGCGCAGCTCGCGGTCATAGACGATGGCCATATAGCTCGGCACGCCCATATCTGTTGTGACATCGAACAGCAGCGGACGGATGCCGGCCAGCTCGAAACGATGCAGCAGGTCGCGGACGGACGGCGCGTCGATGCTGGCCAGATCGACCCGCGGCGTCGGCCAGTTCAGCCGGTCGCCGGCATAGCGCCAGCAGGCGACGGAATCGCGCTCGATCACCTCATAGAGGCCGGCGGCGACCGCCTCCAGGATGTGATTGCCGCTGGCCAGCCCGTTGGTGCCCATGGCGTAGAAGCTGCGGGCGCCGGGCTTGGTCCCCGGCGGCATGCTGTGCAGCCCGACCGAGGTCCAGGGTGCCGCGACCGGACGGCCGCTCATCAAATCCCAGCCCCAGGTCCAGATTTCCGGCCGGTCGGGACGGAAGGAACCGTGCTTGGTCCCCGGCA is part of the Azospirillum lipoferum 4B genome and encodes:
- a CDS encoding ATP-binding protein, whose product is MGKILVVDDERDVETLIMQRFRRAVRAGELEFLFAHDGQEALETLRARPDIDMVLSDINMPGMDGLTLLDHLPQVNADIRAVMVSAYGDLGNVRAAMNRGAFDFIIKPIDFSDLEATIHKTLEACRAVRRLRDALQETRTAEAASRAQAARLRRVLDGSPIGVSIITETGELLYCNQRCADLFGVPAEAMHQRCAPTLFRHVRERLPDRAPGAVPASDEIDYMREDGRTVWMAMSVDRTSYENQPVFIVWLYDITERKVQAEALRSAKDSAEKALADLERMQSDLIRAEKMAVIAQLIAAVAHEINTPVGIALTAATHLQTASEAIIMTFKGGQLRKSDFQDYVGTASEVSTLLVANIERAAALIQSLKLVTEGKASSPRSRVGLRDYLSDIVLAVQVQPAAAGHQLALDCPDGLALDTYPGALTEVLLALLTNAFAHAFEQVPAITAIGAHAGDGTREDEAAVRRPGGKVTVSVRMLGEDRVELRVSDNGRGIPADIRPRLFQPFTTTRRGAGSMGLGLYAVFNLVTGKLGGEIDIDSEVGRGTSAILRLPLDAP
- a CDS encoding PAS domain-containing sensor histidine kinase; the protein is MDDKTDLLRSLPPLSSYSPEESVAHSLDRARLYHDQLVAAMPGLIVHREGAILHCSGTLARLLGYQSAEQVMALPDVMALVPEDARLAERNAYARCLQEGPTQPLARRIKRHRADTSIQWFDQLLEPVDWGGAPAVMEMLTQMRPEAANAEVPHQGQLLQAAIDAMPNGVLMLDRDLRLEGANSEYFRLWDYPPGMFPPGTPVAETLYYNHRRGDYGDVPCEETVAELCTRFLVKGVINSERQVPTNGRILDIRTAPRADGGYVITQHDITDRKRIEDELREAKERAEAILKELRETQQQLIVQEKMASLGQLTAGIAHELKNPLNFVNNFAELSGELLDEMLALLEPLNDHLDDATRGDVDDLVDSLQSNLRKIADHGRRADNIVKSMLAHSRGGGGEWQTTDLNALVEEALSLSYHAVRAQDRNFNATLERRFAADVGEVKLVPQDMSRVLVNLFTNSFYAVRKRQLTCGNPDYEPTLRITTEARGSEVSIRIHDNGVGMPPAVVDKLFTPFFTTKPTGEGTGLGLSLSYDIVVHQHRGRFDVSSIENEHAEFAITLPRIVTAMSLGERRKT
- a CDS encoding response regulator, whose translation is MTLGILVVDDEPDIEDLFRQRFRAELRRGELALHFASSAEEALQSLNTGLQPEAVLVLSDINMPGMSGLDFLQRLRAEAPQVPVIMVTAYGDSENRRRALDIGATELVTKPVDFVALKKLVQNVIVQKTAA
- the moeB gene encoding molybdopterin-synthase adenylyltransferase MoeB; translated protein: MSLKDRRLADLRARIAEVTAADALALQREGALLVDVREDEETATGNPAGALRLPRGFLELRIEEKAPDPARPLLLLCAGGTRSLFAAEDLLRLGYADVRSVAGGFSAWKAAGLPVEVPPQLDAAQRERYRRHLTMPEVGEAGQHRLLRSRVALIGAGGLGSPIALYLAAAGVGRLTLIDDDRVERSNLQRQILHAESRLGQRKVESGRAALLDLNPTIEVVSHDTRLEAANVLDLLAGHDVVVDGSDNLPTRYLVNDACLRLGAPNVYGAIFRFEGQVSVFGGAAPGLRPCYRCLFPEPPPAEYAPSCAEAGVLGVLPGVIGTIMAAETIKLLLGLGEPLAGRLLLYDGLRGEFNEIAVPVDPDCPSCSAGARPELIDIAAVCAG
- a CDS encoding MoaD/ThiS family protein, with translation MIAAEVTIRVPTPLRGFVGGRDQVTVPGATVREALSALTAGQDAFRDRLFTAEGELRRFVNVYLGRDDVRRLGGLEAALPAGATLTLMVALAGG
- a CDS encoding TfuA-like protein, translating into MKICVFLGPTMPVEDARAILPGAVFLPPAAQADIISAMTIHRPDVIALIDGVFGQSLSVWHKEILYALHKGVAVYGASSMGALRAAECHPFGMVPVGEVARGYVDGRLTGDDEVALAHAGPEDGWFPLSEPLVNLRASMAAALAAGAVDRSLHDRVIAAAKALYFTERTRDRILAEAGLSREETDRLERFLDSGAIDQKRRDAEALLGHLASLITPPRPAPFDFNASHYFDVLYERDRRVCHGGNTVPLSEIASHAALHRPDFAEINNAALGRLLIRQFAEVMGVTVDEAAVRTETQRFCAMRGLNGAEALADWCRRNDLTDAEFSELMTELAIERAMRLWLIPRRFLARTTKPVLNELRLRGLYESTAEEAALVDRVMELHFGDASRQPKETVEQLLAEHVASTSCRVDAPADVWSYEYGFKDLLDLRIDLMRAKQVRDLFRQLAVEAEAALAQTVPQESMPEQPVPEEEMQT
- a CDS encoding YcaO-like family protein; the protein is MADSVSPDTVHPEFPGIRLGDTVHRAAKRFFLGTHRTATPEETLARISPHFARCGITRLADVTGLDRLGIHTVIGHRPNSPTLSGSAGKGFSLAAATVSAAMEAIEFHHAEHLRLPHVEAAWNDLPADGRIPLDRLPGTKHGSFRPDRPEIWTWGWDLMSGRPVAAPWTSVGLHSMPPGTKPGARSFYAMGTNGLASGNHILEAVAAGLYEVIERDSVACWRYAGDRLNWPTPRVDLASIDAPSVRDLLHRFELAGIRPLLFDVTTDMGVPSYMAIVYDRELRKTGMNRGYGSHLEPAVAMCRALTEAVQSRLVLIAGSRDDFFRRDLVRNQNADGSAEIAALEATPINTDGRRHRNHATPTFEGDVAILLTVLHRAGIEQALVFDLTLPEIGIPVVRVLVPGLEGYQFDFYTPGARPLAFAEALKAHASQAQMGSVA